A single Chryseobacterium sp. DNA region contains:
- a CDS encoding efflux transporter outer membrane subunit, whose protein sequence is MMENLKIKNIFAAIALPLLLASCKAPMATVIKDEVKENIPQNFNQEEQQDANNNSGTTPWRQFFTDPNLVSLIETALKNNQELLITLQEIEIAKSGVLAKKGRLSPTVSAGVGAGLRKSGRYTSEGAGDATTEIEPGREMPDPLGNFEGGIMANWEVDIWKKLRTEKESAVAHYLSTVEGKNFVLSNLIEEVADNYYELLALDNQLDIMQQYIKLQQRALEISKIQKEAAAATELAVKKFEAELAKSKASEYTIRQQITEKENEINALLGRYPQPIVRTKESFMSTIPQTVYTGIPSQLLSNRPDIKQAELELKASKLDVEAARKEFYPSLEISATLGLEAFKPSYLVKMPESIAYNLAGELAGPLINKSAIKANFQTADARQIQALYEYDKTILNAYLDVANMMSKIKNIDQYYQLKSQETKALDQSIDIANQLFRNSRADYLEVLLNQRDALDAKMELIEAKQKQLSTVVDIYKSLGGGWK, encoded by the coding sequence ATGATGGAAAATTTGAAGATTAAAAATATATTCGCCGCCATTGCTTTACCACTTCTTCTTGCAAGTTGTAAAGCTCCGATGGCGACAGTCATAAAAGATGAGGTAAAAGAAAATATACCTCAAAATTTCAACCAGGAAGAGCAACAGGATGCAAACAACAACAGTGGAACAACTCCCTGGAGACAATTTTTCACTGATCCCAATCTTGTAAGCCTGATTGAAACTGCATTAAAGAATAATCAGGAACTTCTGATCACGCTTCAGGAAATTGAAATTGCCAAAAGTGGAGTATTGGCTAAAAAAGGCAGGCTAAGCCCAACAGTTTCTGCAGGAGTAGGAGCCGGTCTGAGAAAGTCCGGCCGTTATACCAGTGAAGGAGCTGGGGATGCCACTACAGAAATAGAGCCCGGAAGAGAAATGCCGGACCCATTAGGGAATTTTGAAGGCGGAATAATGGCCAATTGGGAGGTTGATATCTGGAAAAAACTCAGAACTGAGAAAGAGTCAGCAGTAGCTCATTATCTTTCCACGGTTGAAGGAAAAAACTTTGTGCTGTCTAATCTTATTGAAGAAGTCGCGGATAATTATTACGAGTTACTGGCTCTTGACAATCAGCTGGACATTATGCAGCAGTATATCAAGCTTCAGCAAAGGGCACTGGAAATTTCTAAGATCCAGAAGGAAGCTGCCGCGGCTACGGAATTAGCGGTAAAGAAATTTGAAGCAGAATTAGCTAAATCCAAAGCTTCGGAATATACAATCCGTCAGCAGATTACTGAAAAGGAGAATGAGATCAATGCTTTGCTGGGAAGATATCCGCAGCCTATTGTGAGAACGAAGGAAAGCTTTATGTCTACCATCCCTCAAACTGTTTATACCGGAATTCCGTCACAATTACTGTCGAACCGTCCGGATATCAAACAGGCAGAATTAGAATTAAAAGCTTCAAAACTGGATGTGGAAGCAGCAAGAAAAGAATTCTATCCTTCACTGGAGATTTCTGCAACACTGGGACTGGAAGCATTCAAACCTTCTTATTTGGTTAAAATGCCGGAATCTATAGCATACAACCTTGCCGGTGAGCTGGCAGGACCGCTGATTAATAAAAGTGCTATCAAGGCTAACTTCCAGACGGCTGATGCCAGACAGATCCAGGCCTTGTATGAATATGACAAGACGATTTTAAATGCGTATCTGGATGTTGCCAACATGATGTCGAAAATTAAAAATATAGATCAGTACTATCAACTGAAATCCCAGGAAACCAAAGCCCTGGACCAATCTATTGACATTGCAAATCAATTGTTCAGAAACTCCAGAGCAGATTATCTTGAAGTTCTTTTGAACCAGAGAGATGCGCTG
- a CDS encoding efflux RND transporter periplasmic adaptor subunit — translation MKRVASGIALSILLLAVGCNKKKEEKEEASVYPVTSPVVMDTVIHKEYVAQIQSVKNIEVRAQEKGFLEKIFVDEGQYVQAGQTLFRIMPKLYQAELLKAKAEVEQASIELKNASTLAGNNIVSKNERAMAKAKLDAANAEMKLAQIHLSFTDIKAPFSGVINRIPLKLGSLVDEGDLLTSLSDNTSIYTYFNVSEPEYLSYQTHVADRGSKQVSLITANGETYSQPGEIQTIEGEFDNETGNIAFRAKFPNPDKLLRNGETGKVQMAMPVHNALIIPQKATYEIQDQKYVFVIDKNGTARSRNIKIAYELPDLYVIGSGLSKGDQILLEGVQKVKDDQKIKTKFQDPKKVLQSLKLKAE, via the coding sequence ATGAAAAGAGTTGCCTCGGGCATTGCATTGAGCATTCTGCTATTGGCTGTTGGCTGTAACAAGAAAAAAGAGGAAAAAGAAGAAGCCTCAGTATATCCGGTAACTTCTCCGGTGGTCATGGATACCGTTATTCACAAAGAATACGTAGCCCAGATCCAGTCGGTGAAAAATATTGAAGTCCGGGCTCAGGAAAAAGGGTTCCTTGAAAAGATCTTTGTAGATGAAGGCCAGTACGTGCAGGCCGGACAAACTTTATTCCGTATTATGCCGAAACTGTATCAGGCAGAGCTTTTAAAGGCAAAAGCTGAAGTAGAACAGGCTTCTATCGAATTGAAAAATGCAAGTACATTGGCCGGGAACAATATTGTTTCTAAAAATGAAAGAGCAATGGCAAAAGCCAAGCTGGATGCTGCCAATGCTGAAATGAAACTGGCCCAGATCCATCTGTCATTTACTGATATTAAAGCTCCGTTTTCCGGGGTGATCAACAGAATTCCTTTAAAACTGGGAAGTTTGGTTGATGAAGGTGATCTGCTTACCTCACTGTCTGATAATACCAGTATCTACACTTACTTTAATGTTTCTGAACCTGAATATTTAAGTTATCAGACGCATGTTGCAGATCGTGGAAGCAAGCAGGTTTCATTGATTACCGCTAATGGAGAAACCTACTCTCAACCAGGAGAAATTCAGACGATTGAAGGAGAATTTGACAACGAGACCGGAAATATTGCGTTCCGTGCCAAGTTTCCTAATCCTGATAAACTTCTTAGAAATGGAGAAACCGGAAAAGTGCAGATGGCAATGCCTGTCCACAATGCACTGATCATCCCACAGAAAGCAACCTATGAAATTCAGGATCAGAAATATGTATTTGTTATTGACAAAAACGGAACCGCAAGATCCAGAAACATTAAAATCGCATATGAGCTTCCGGATCTGTATGTTATAGGATCAGGACTTTCAAAAGGGGATCAGATCCTTTTGGAGGGCGTTCAGAAAGTGAAAGATGATCAAAAGATAAAAACAAAATTCCAAGATCCTAAAAAGGTTCTTCAATCATTGAAATTAAAAGCAGAGTAG
- a CDS encoding efflux RND transporter permease subunit: MFKKFIRRPVLSIVISLIIVFLGILSLVKLPVTQFPSISPPKVNITAEYPGANNELLIKSVVIPLERGLNGVPGMKYMTSDAGNDGEASIQIVFDLGTDPNVAAVNVQNRVSSVVNKLPPLVVREGVKITREEPNMLMYINLYSDDPKADQKFLFNYADINVMSELRRVSGVGFADILGTREYAMRIWLKPDRLTAYNISADEVMEALNEQSLEASPGKTGESSGKRSQSFEYVLKYPGRFNSEKEYGNIILKAKTDGESVRLKDVADIEFGSSMYDIYSTLNGKPSAAITVKQSYGSNASDVIKNVKALMADLEKNNFPKGMHYDISYDVSRFLDASMEKVIHTLFEAFVLVAIVVFLFLGDWRSTLIPALAVPVSLVGTFAVMSAFGITLNMISLFALVMAIGVVVDDAIVVIEAVHAKMEEKNLSPLKATEEAMHEISGAIIAITLVMASVFIPIAFMSGPVGVFYRQFSITMASSIILSGVVALTLTPALCALILKNNHGKAKKKTPVTIFLDKFNNVFTKGAGRYEKMLNKTVTKKMITLPLLLAFCVCTYLLSNSLPSGFIPAEDQGMIYAIIQTPPGSTLERTNQIARELLKESEDIDGVQSVSSLAGYEILTEGTGSNSGTCLINLKSWEERKESASEIIEKLEEKAKNIPGANIEFFQPPSVPGYGAAGGFELRLLDKAGSGDYHKMEQVSNDFVKELKKRPELGSAFTFYSASFPQYMLRIDNDLAEQKGVTIEKAMDNLSTLIGSNYETSFIRFDRPYKVIVQAGPQYRALPTDLLKLYVKNDKDQMVPYSDFMRLEKVYGLSEITRHNMYNSAEVSGTPAPGYSSGQAIQAIQEVADKTLPRGFGIDWAGISKDEVSRGNEAVFIFLVCLGFVYLILSAQYESFILPLPVILSLPVGIFGAFLCLKLLGLENNIYAQVAMVMLIGLLGKNAVLIVEFAVQKKAEEGIPVAQAAIEGAAIRFRPILMTSFAFIAGLIPLVIATGPGAVGNRTIGTAAAGGMLIGTIFGLMVIPGLYYIFGTIAEKSRLARYEEENPLTEQTEPYEHDGKFED; encoded by the coding sequence ATGTTTAAGAAATTCATTCGCAGACCTGTTCTGTCTATTGTAATCTCATTGATTATAGTATTTTTAGGGATTTTGTCATTGGTCAAGCTTCCGGTGACTCAGTTCCCGTCCATTTCTCCGCCGAAAGTAAATATTACGGCAGAATATCCCGGAGCCAACAATGAACTGTTGATCAAATCCGTGGTTATTCCGTTGGAAAGAGGGTTGAATGGGGTTCCGGGTATGAAATATATGACCTCGGATGCCGGAAATGACGGAGAAGCCTCTATTCAGATTGTCTTTGACCTGGGTACAGATCCTAATGTTGCAGCAGTCAACGTGCAAAACCGTGTATCTTCAGTGGTGAATAAACTTCCTCCTCTTGTGGTAAGGGAAGGGGTGAAGATTACCCGTGAAGAACCGAATATGCTGATGTATATCAACCTTTACAGTGATGATCCCAAAGCGGATCAGAAGTTTCTTTTCAACTATGCAGATATCAATGTAATGTCTGAATTGAGAAGGGTAAGCGGGGTAGGTTTTGCCGATATTCTCGGAACCAGGGAATATGCAATGCGTATCTGGCTTAAACCGGATAGATTAACCGCTTACAATATTTCAGCTGATGAAGTAATGGAGGCTCTGAACGAGCAGAGTTTGGAAGCCTCTCCGGGGAAAACCGGGGAGAGTTCCGGGAAGCGTTCCCAGTCTTTTGAATATGTGTTAAAATATCCTGGACGTTTTAACAGTGAAAAGGAATATGGCAATATTATCTTAAAGGCAAAAACAGATGGCGAATCTGTAAGGCTGAAAGATGTGGCAGATATCGAATTCGGAAGTTCGATGTACGATATCTATTCGACCCTGAATGGTAAGCCTTCAGCGGCAATCACTGTAAAACAGTCGTATGGATCCAATGCAAGTGATGTTATCAAAAATGTAAAGGCTTTGATGGCGGATCTTGAGAAAAATAATTTCCCGAAAGGAATGCATTATGATATCAGCTATGATGTTTCCAGGTTCCTGGATGCTTCCATGGAGAAGGTGATCCATACCCTTTTCGAGGCCTTTGTATTGGTGGCAATTGTTGTATTTCTTTTCCTGGGAGACTGGCGTTCCACCTTAATCCCCGCACTGGCGGTTCCTGTTTCATTGGTAGGGACCTTTGCAGTCATGTCTGCATTTGGGATCACTTTAAATATGATTTCGCTTTTTGCTCTGGTAATGGCAATCGGGGTAGTCGTCGATGATGCAATTGTAGTGATTGAAGCCGTTCACGCCAAGATGGAGGAGAAAAATCTTTCGCCTTTAAAAGCTACTGAAGAAGCGATGCATGAGATCAGCGGGGCAATTATTGCGATCACATTAGTAATGGCATCGGTATTTATTCCTATTGCATTCATGTCCGGGCCGGTTGGGGTATTCTACCGCCAGTTCTCTATTACAATGGCATCCTCCATTATTTTGTCGGGAGTTGTAGCCCTTACTTTGACACCGGCATTATGTGCCTTGATCCTGAAAAATAACCACGGAAAGGCTAAAAAGAAAACACCGGTTACAATCTTCCTTGATAAATTCAATAATGTTTTTACAAAAGGAGCCGGAAGATATGAGAAGATGTTGAATAAGACCGTGACCAAAAAAATGATCACGCTGCCGTTATTACTGGCTTTCTGTGTCTGTACTTATTTATTGAGCAACTCGCTGCCTTCAGGATTTATTCCGGCTGAAGACCAGGGGATGATCTATGCCATTATTCAGACTCCTCCGGGATCTACACTGGAAAGAACCAATCAGATTGCAAGGGAGCTTTTAAAGGAATCTGAAGATATTGACGGGGTACAGTCTGTTTCTTCCCTGGCAGGATATGAAATTCTGACGGAAGGGACAGGATCCAACTCCGGAACCTGTCTGATCAACCTTAAAAGCTGGGAAGAACGTAAAGAGTCTGCCTCTGAAATTATTGAAAAGCTGGAAGAAAAGGCCAAGAATATTCCCGGAGCCAATATTGAATTCTTCCAGCCACCTTCCGTTCCCGGCTATGGAGCTGCAGGAGGTTTTGAACTCCGTTTGCTGGATAAGGCAGGAAGTGGTGATTATCATAAAATGGAACAGGTAAGCAATGATTTTGTGAAGGAACTGAAGAAGCGTCCGGAACTGGGATCTGCATTTACATTTTATTCGGCGAGTTTCCCTCAGTATATGCTGAGAATAGATAATGATCTTGCAGAGCAGAAAGGCGTTACTATTGAAAAAGCAATGGATAATTTATCTACACTTATCGGTTCCAACTATGAAACGAGTTTTATCCGTTTCGACAGACCTTACAAGGTTATTGTTCAGGCAGGACCACAATATCGTGCACTGCCAACAGATTTGTTGAAATTGTATGTGAAAAATGATAAAGATCAGATGGTTCCGTATTCAGATTTCATGAGACTTGAAAAAGTATATGGATTATCTGAAATTACAAGACATAATATGTATAATTCTGCAGAAGTGAGCGGAACGCCGGCACCGGGATACAGTAGCGGACAGGCGATTCAGGCGATTCAGGAGGTCGCTGATAAAACTCTTCCGAGAGGTTTTGGGATCGACTGGGCAGGGATTTCCAAAGATGAAGTAAGCCGTGGTAATGAAGCTGTGTTTATTTTCCTGGTCTGTCTGGGGTTTGTCTACCTGATCCTTTCTGCGCAGTATGAGAGTTTTATTCTTCCGCTTCCTGTTATTCTATCACTTCCGGTGGGGATTTTCGGAGCCTTTTTATGTTTAAAACTTTTAGGATTAGAGAATAATATCTATGCACAGGTGGCCATGGTAATGCTTATCGGGCTTTTAGGTAAAAACGCGGTGCTGATTGTAGAGTTTGCCGTACAGAAGAAGGCAGAAGAAGGAATTCCTGTAGCACAGGCAGCTATTGAGGGGGCTGCAATCCGTTTCCGTCCGATCCTGATGACTTCATTTGCATTTATTGCCGGGCTGATCCCTTTAGTGATAGCAACAGGTCCCGGGGCAGTGGGGAACAGAACGATTGGTACAGCGGCAGCCGGAGGGATGCTGATAGGTACCATTTTCGGACTGATGGTTATTCCAGGGTTGTATTATATCTTCGGAACGATTGCTGAAAAGTCCAGACTGGCGAGATATGAAGAAGAAAATCCTTTAACAGAACAAACTGAACCGTACGAACATGATGGAAAATTTGAAGATTAA